The genomic window CGCTCATGTGGCGCACCATCAACATGTGCAATATTGGGATTCGTAATTCGGTGGACTATAAATTGGAGAAGATGTGCCGCCATGCAATTGATCGTAGTTGTGGCCAGTTGGTAGACATAAGTATCGAGTACTTTGCTACCGATGATTTCCTCAAATATATAATTGACTCGTAAGtttaaaatttttcatttttatttgtataaaattactttttaacATTTATTGGCATATAATTAAAGATTGTTCACGAGTCTTAATCTCATGAGGGTCATCCTTTTATCTTGTTGCAGTGTCAATCTTATTACCCCACTTTTGTGTTTCTTGACTATtaagatagtaattagaattcatgcatatataaaagataaaaattgttatttatatattaaaatcaataattaaaattagtttaatttatttttagtgtatattttgtattttaatatatattttattttaataattaatttggtTATACACCTAACATGATTgttaaaaaataacatttttagtGTTACTTCTCTAAGTGAAGTTCAAATGTTATTAATAGAGAGTAGGAACATGAATTATTGTTGTGTTTTGTTTCTCTTGCTGGTTATTATGATTATGGTGTATTGTTATTGAGTTGTCTGAATAAGTAACTTAGTTTTCTACCCGTTTGTATGATGATTTTTAACAGGGGATGTCATAAATTGCAACGCCTGCGACTTGTTCAATGCTTCCGTCGAATTTCAGACAAAGGATTATGTGAGATGGTTGAAAAGCTTCCATTGTTGGAGGAACTTGATATTACCCTTTGTCTCAATGTATCTAGTATTGCTTTAGAAGCAATTGGCCGAAGTTGTCCTCTTCTGAAATCATTCAAGTTTAACGACAATGGTGGCGGTAAAAAAGCAGCTTTTGCTATTGCACAAAATATGTCCAATTTACGCCATCTCCAACTTTTTGGAAACCTCCTCAACAATAGTGGCTTGAACGCCATTCTTAATGATTGTCCTCATCTTGAATCTCTGGATTTACGAAAGTGTTACAATGTTAAGTTGGAGGGGAAATTGAAGACAAGATGTGATGAACAATTAAAAGATTTGAGGGATCCAGATGCACCTTGTGATGACTTTCGATTTTGGGGACTTTGCTTTGAAACCGCATACTATGATGCAACACTTGACTATGTAAGCGAGAAGCGGGTTAAAGCTCAAGTTCGAGAAGCAAGAAGAATTAATTCAGGATCAAgtaaggaaaagaagaataatgCTAAATCCAAAAGCAAGAAGAAACgttgaagaaaaaaatgcagaattAATGACCGAAAAACATATATTATGAAATGGAAGATGCACATGAATTATTGCAGTCTAgtgttttctattttaaaattataattttctaTATAGGTcgtgtttattttatttgtttgatttcatCTCTTGTCAGAAATAAAGAATTGTTTGAAGTTCTTGAATAATATAAGTGTTTCGAAAGTTACTTAAAACGTTGATTTGAGCCCGAATGTGAGGTTCGAATTCCTTTGTATGGCAACGTCTGATGCATTTAGCGTTCAACTTGTTGATGTCGAGGTCGTCTGCCTGAgtttctcgtgaggaggtgggtgGTACCTGCTAGAGCCTCCGATGTTTAAGTTAGCAAAGATTTTAAGCCGGTTTTTAGTAGAGTAGAACGTGTATATACTTTATGGGTGTGGTGTATTTATAGGAGAGTAGATAACCATTGTTAGAGTAGTTCTATCTTTATTAAAGGATAATCATTCTCTTTATTTTGGAAATTTGTTAAGACTTATCTTTTAGAGAAGATAGAGATAGTTGGAGAAATTTAAAAAGACAATTACTTTCTTAAATAAGAATAAACTATCCATTTTCTTGGGAAACTACCCCTTTCATCGTGTCCAActtctttaaagaggtcggataTGAACAATAAGTTTGCTGGGATAATATTATACAGTCTTCAAAAGGACAATTTCAGAGCTCCAAGTCTATAAAAATATaggaataaataaatgaatataaAGTTAAAATGGATATCGAAATGAAAAATATAGTGAGTGATTGGCCTGGTAAAGTCTCGAGAAAGAACTAGGGTTCCACCTCTGAGTGAATGAACCTGTTTTGGACTGTCTTTCTCAATCTTTGTTAACCTCCTCTCTCCCCAAAAATCACCACATATTCATTTCTCCTTCACCTGTAACATATTGCAACTTTGGTTAAGGTTTCCAACTGTAATAGACAACTTAAACTTCATGCAATGTAGTTGATTCACTTAATATTCGCAATGTTTGCCACCCTTCAAAACCTTATGATTATCCCACCATATCTTGAACATTTGGATTAGTCATAAACACGATTAAGATATAACTTAACATTTTAATTAGTGTTTTAAGTTCTAACTGTCAGGCATCACTCCCATATTTGTCAGTCAACTTGAAGTTATCAATAGCCACCTATAATCACCATTCACTTGGTTATCATAGTTTGCGACCaagttttatataattatatatatagtttttCAAAATTGTATGACAATAGAAGTATTTTTTAAAGTTGATTGGtgaatgatatatatatatatatataatggtataTTTCTCAATATATGTCTATGGCCATGGATTCCTTGCTCCTACATTTTTGTAGGAGTATCATTAATCTTCatgaaaataattacaaaatatattcctttttttttaaatttactaattaGATTTTGATCTCTCAAATTATtggtttttaactttttttttcttttcctttcactTTCAGATTCAAAGCCATTCAGAGAAGAGAGGTCTGCTAGAATTTTCATCTCTTTATCAATTTCTGCTAGGATTTTCAATCCCTgtctttctctcttcctcttccCCTACTGCAAATCTCAATATCTATTCCAATAGTTTCTAGTAAGCCTGATAGATTTGGAACATTACAACCATATTGGCGATAGcgctcttttcatttttcttcccaTCATCTGGTTAATGCCGAATGATGGCAACTAGGCCTGAAAGTCTTTCTCTCCGAACTTGCTTTTGTCCAAGATTTCTAAACCTTCGATGAGGTGAAGGCACGCATTCGGATCTGACCTTCTTAGTATATAACTACACCTCAAACCAAGCATATCCTCGCTGCCGCAACCTGCACCCGTCGCCGTGCAACATACCGCCGCCGTGCAACCTGCCCCCGCCGCGCAACCTGCCGCCTCTGCGCAAGACGCTGCCTCAATACTTGGAGGTTAGTTaatcatcattttttttctcaATAGTCAAGAAATTTAATTATGCTTGCAATAAAAACTTAGAAATCTATTCAGTATTTtcattgaaaataattttatttgtatATGTATGTCACTACCTCTATGGTAAATACTAAATAGAGCAGCACTATCTAATCTAGTGTAGTAGATGTAGATCAACTCAAACTTTtatgaacagaaaagaaaagaaagttgtGGAGGCACGTGAAGTGCCATCAACTTCTGTGTCTGTGTTGTGGCCAATTAACAGTTAAATTTCAGCATGAGGGAGGTGGCTTGGGTATTGTCTGCATTTCAAGCCTAAAGGCTTTTTTGTATAAGAGACAAATTGCATCCATGTGCCTTAACCTAGCAACTTAGGCATTTTGGAGTGTTAATTTTTTAGTATGTACTCTAATTCATTTTCCCATTAAATGTTATAGCAAAGTGACAGAGCAACATTCGTTGTCAAATTCAAAAGGTGGTGGAAGGGTGTAAATATATTTCAGAAGGCTTATGTTTTGATTCCAGTACACGAGGAGTAAGTTTTTTCCTTAGCAGTGAAATTTCATTTTGTAAGTTATTAAATTCTTGACTGCGAGGAAGTTCTTTTTTGCTTTCTATTGTTTTAGGTTATTATCGGAAGAAAATACAATTCTTGTGATAGGGAAAGCCCTCTAAGGTCAAGAAATATATTTAATACTTGAGCCATAGTGTCACCTCATTTTACATTGACTTGAAACTACAACTGTGGCTTGTCCGACTAAAATAAGGGGCTGATATGCTctgtagttagtttttctttgttATATTTTTCGTCTCTTCTGCCTTATAAGATTTTCATATTAGAAGAAATAGTGGGAGAAGAAAAACTGGTAAGAAAAAACAAATGAAGAATGGGTTATTTAACTGTAAATTTTTATAGTTATGTTTTTTGTGCTCCTATGAATGCACTTCATGCTCAATTTTATATTGGCAGCAGGGtcatttttattgttatattttaatCTGTCTTGTCCATTCTCTCATTTATggattctttttcttctaatgttTCATGTATTCAGTCTTCATTGGAGCTTGATCATTATTTGTATCCCGGATAAAGGTGATGAATCAGGGCCAATCATACTTCATTTGGATTCTTTGAGTCTTCACTCTAGCAGATCACTATTTGATAACATCAAAAGGTTAGGATGAAGTAGCACTTAATTTATTGTATACCATATATGTGACATATCTAGTTCATTTGTGCTCTAGTTATTAGTTCTTAAACATATCACAGCTTCCATATCTTGTGACTTCACTACCATCCTATGTTACAAGTAGATATTTTTCTTATGTTCTTGTAACTTGTAAGCATATATATATTTGGTTAAATCATGTTAATTTGCCTGgtatttcttttttcaatttgttTAATATTGTCTTATGACACTACTATTTTGTATTTGTTTTCTCCTGCTTCTTTTATATTACATGTTGCTATTCTATCTCTACCTTTTAGGTTTGCAATCTTTACAAGTAATTCGGGTGTAGTTTTATGGAATTAAATTaagtaaagaaaaattaaaaaagaagcaAGATAATAGCAATCTTTACAAGTAATTCACCTTCTCTTTGCATCGCATCATTGAGAGAGATTTATCTTTACACGGAAAATGGCTATGAATTTGTTGAAACAATTTAAGGAGGAAGATGCTGCACAAAAAGAATTGGTCAATGATGTAAATAGTGTAAGAGATGATATGCAAGCGAATGCTTCTGGAGCTGGGCTTGCAACCAATAATCTGGGACATAACATGCCAAGGGACCCAAGAAAATGTAGGACAAAAGGGGGGACTTCACAGTCCAATAAAAGAAAACATCGATGTGGACAGTGTGGCATGGAGGACCACAATCGAACAACTTGTCGTGTTCATCGTGGCATTTCATAGTTAGAAGGCCGTGGAAATGACACATTTGATAATGACTTGGGTGATCACATGAACATTGAAGATGACTCATTGGTAAGTATTTTTACCAATGAGGTATGACAGTTTTAATTGCTGCTTATTAGCTAATACTAATGATATTATATTGCTGATATTGTAGGTATATGATGAGAATGCTTTGTACAGTAGCAATGAAATGCTGTAATAAGATATAGTTAATGGTTTAAGTTTCTGGTattctctaatttttattttatttgggattggtgtttttttttttaatttatttttgttatatttaaTGTTATTGGAATTCAGCTTTTGCGATGGTTGTTGTTGTCCGTGTTTATGACTAAAGGTTGAGGTTTGTACCCTTTTTATGGCATCATAGAAATGTGAAGCTGTTGCTTTTTTATTCCatcataaaaatgaaaaaagaaaaattcgcTATCCTTCATTTGTTAGTGAATTTGTTGTGTTCTTTGTCAAATTGATCTATTCAAATATTATGTTTCTTACATGTTAGACTATTGCTATTTACTATTATGAACCAAAGTTTGAAGTTCTGCTTAGCTTTTCTTCTTCTGATAGTGGATATCAAGATTAGGGACCAAAGTTAGAAAACTTGGAGTTTAACCAAAATTAGACTAGCTAAAGAGACGGCCTTAATGATGAATCAGCAGTTTAGAGTACTAAAATGCATTTTAGCTAAAGAGATTAGTATGTGGTGGATATTCATGTCTTGTTCTCAAGAATTAATCGTTGGATTTATCATCTATGGACTGTACCTTTCTTATTGGTTGAAAGCATAGATTTAAGCTCGAATTATCATGACACCTTTTGAATCCCATAAATTCCAACCTTGACTGGTCAATTTTGTTGCTGATTAATGGTGATATATAGTTTCCATTTGAAATGTACACTTCAATTTTTGGTATAATATTagttattttcttatcatttggTGGGTCACGGCTCTAAATTCTAACACATATGAATAAGTCATTGAAATTAGTTATTCTCTTAGAAGGCAATGTTGGAAGTGTAGGCAATGGTGGCAATGCTGTTGGTTTTGGCAGATTGGGAATGTTTCCAGGCAAATTTGGAACACTTGTTTGCAAAAGATTGTGAGCTGCTAGGCTCATGCTCATGCTTGACACGGTGATCACAGCAACAAGCAATGCTGCCATCAAAGATCTTCTTGCTGATGATGCCATGGCTGATGAaatgagagaagagaagagaatatatGGTAAATTGATTTGCTTTGAGATTGGATGAGAAGCCAAAATATGGTGCTTGTTCTTATATAGAGCTAGCTAGAATATGTGATTTCAATTATTCAACTCAAAAGTTTGGAGAACTAACTAGAGACTCTTGGTCTTGTTAGTTCACCTTCCTGTTTTAATTTGAATAAatcatttttgtttcttgtttggtTATTGTAACTTGTGTAAACTGATTATAATTTATGAACACAAATATTCAAATGTAGGAGTAGGATGGCCAACACTAGTTTTGTTATTTCTTGCCTAGTTTTGTTAGTAAAGTTGGTTGATCTAATGGAGTTCAGCATATAGCGTTTCATCACTTTCAAAGTTACCATTAGCTCAATTTGACCGACAAAAAGAggcattttatatttatttttttatttcctacagaaataTGTTGTTGCAGGGTTTGTACTTTAATTTGTAGTAGTTGGAAATTTTTCTTATGATAAATAGGCAATAGCGATAAATTTTCAATAAATCTATAATAACTATTATAGTAAATTAACTTGATACTAATAAAGTTAGCTTTTTTGAAGTAAGCCGCTCCAATTTGATTAAGGGTTATGTTAGGTAACCAATAGAATTCTTacattacttttaattttataattaggtcaTCAGAAAAGAAGAACTATATAACCGAATAATGAGCATGATTAGTGAACGAATCATTATTATCTAAATTTCAATAATTCAAGTAATTTTTTAAGTGAGTCGATTCCTAATGCTACCACAATCATACCTGTCTAAGCTGAATTTGAATCATATGCACTGTAATTATATCTATCAGAAATATATAAACAGCACCAAATCCAAATGCACACATACAGAACCAAACCAACCACCATAATAGGTATTGTACGGGGGTAAGAACCTCTACAGTATGGACAATGATCATAATGAACAGgaaaaaatttaattcaattctatgCTACTATGAACTTTAAGACACTAAAATTATAGCATTTCATCAAAATCCAATAGTCCACAAAGCATGAGAACACATACTTCTGTTCTTACTAGAGAAATGTTCTCTGTACTCAACTTTTTCCTATACACCAAGCCAACTTATTCTCCTCTACCATAAGAGTGAATCCGCTCGTCATCCCTTACATATAACCCAACTCCTCTTATTTTCCTCGGAGAAGTATGACCGTTATGAACATACAACTCGTCATTAAATCTAACACTGCACATTAATGAAAACACTACTACTGACCATTGTTGTGGTTTATTTATCTTAGCCTAGATCAGGCACAGTGAAATGCTCATCATCTATTTCACCTACGACTTCGATCCTAGGCTTTTTGCTAGACATGTAAGATTTATTAGTGGCTTTAAAAGTGTATGGTGCAAGAGTGCTAGTGTGTGACATAGGAAGCTGAGGAACTTCAACTGCAGCTAATGTTTCCAGAGGAAACTGTTCACCAAAGATACCAACATCTGCTAGCCATTCCAACTCTCCAAATTCGTCTGCTTGTTTCTgaacatatataaaaaaagaataacAGTAAATTACCAAAAATAAAAACATTGATATCATGAAATAATAGCATTGTAGGAATGTCAAAATTAAGTGGCTATTCGACTTTGTTTTTCCTTACCATTGCCGTCAGCTAGATAGATGTTGTGCAGGTATATGGTTCAAACTTTAGATTTCAAAGACGATCttattttaaaacataaaaaccAAATTGGAATGAAGACAATGCATGTTAGTACTACAGATGAAGTAAACATTTATACTTCACTGTTTAGGTACAattctcaaatttaaaaattttcaatcacTGAAGACTTTTAAAAGAACGTTTTTTTTTGTTGAGTTAACATGAATTATGATGATTGGCTACTGCATGGTATTGTCCTAGATGAAAAGTTAAATGAGGTAAACTTATGAGGACATGAAAAGAAATGTTATGTCCTAATATATATAGCAAAATCACTCTTATCATCCTATCTCTTCTATGCAACTAGAATTTCAAAATAAAGCTGCCTTACTTTCTCTGGTGATCCAAACTCTGGTAAATCCAATAGTTGATCAACTGCTCAAAAGCTAGGGGGAGTGAAGCTAGGCGATTGCTGAGAAGGAACTTTCCTTGGAACTTGTTGCGCAGCTGGAATAGATGGTTCCAAGTGGCTTTTCTCATCACTTTTGGAGCAGTCATTAGTACCCAAAGCCACCCGGATTCCAGTAGCGAGAAACCGCTGGTGGTTCGCAGAAAGGCTGCCAGCTAAATGAATTAGTTCGTCACAATCCTTACAGAAGAGTGCTCTGTCTTCGACACAGAATATGAAAGCTGGCTTATCCTGTAGTTATAAGTAGGAGAACGGAGAGAACACAATTAGCaatatttattttagttaacaagATCATGCATGATGAACAAGTAGCTTTTCATTTGGGATAAAAACCATTTGTCAAGCAATATTTTCACCACTCACTCAGCATAAACTATACACTATTTATCAAGATggtattttctatttttgtttcatGTTTTACCACTTCTTCCTAGAGTCCTAAAAACTGAAAGcagaaacagaaaacaagaacaaaagcCAAACAAACACTAAGAATTTCACATGGTAACCTTGAGTCTGTTGGGCACAAAATTATGTGAAATCACGTAGTATTTTCTAACAAGCTCACATGAAAAAGTTGCAATGTTTTTAAATATCAACTAACTTCTTTCAAAAACTTtgcttttaatataaaaaaatgcaAGATCTGCATAGGCATAAAGAAatatctaagactttagacag from Arachis ipaensis cultivar K30076 chromosome B09, Araip1.1, whole genome shotgun sequence includes these protein-coding regions:
- the LOC107616353 gene encoding putative F-box/LRR-repeat protein 23, encoding MDHRSINAGPVKKLNWLDLPDDLTLMIIGKLTTFQILTSVQFVCRKWWRICMDPLMWRTINMCNIGIRNSVDYKLEKMCRHAIDRSCGQLVDISIEYFATDDFLKYIIDSGCHKLQRLRLVQCFRRISDKGLCEMVEKLPLLEELDITLCLNVSSIALEAIGRSCPLLKSFKFNDNGGGKKAAFAIAQNMSNLRHLQLFGNLLNNSGLNAILNDCPHLESLDLRKCYNVKLEGKLKTRCDEQLKDLRDPDAPCDDFRFWGLCFETAYYDATLDYVSEKRVKAQVREARRINSGSSKEKKNNAKSKSKKKR